Proteins from a genomic interval of Vibrio sp. SS-MA-C1-2:
- a CDS encoding copper-binding protein, with protein MMNKFVVTTLLLTFSNYVVADTAISHEEATMTKHIDSTLIPTKFITVTLTDEMRIEFKSNEIISSNDVVKFVITNIGKINHEFTIGTEQEQLSHREMMKQMPHHMHDSEKAVTLKPGQTKVLVWSFVGSGDIEFACNIPGHSESGMFKKITY; from the coding sequence ATGATGAATAAATTCGTAGTAACTACATTATTACTTACATTCTCAAACTATGTGGTTGCCGATACAGCAATATCTCATGAAGAAGCTACAATGACTAAACATATAGATTCAACATTAATTCCAACTAAATTTATTACAGTTACATTAACGGATGAAATGAGAATAGAGTTTAAATCGAATGAGATAATCAGTTCTAATGATGTTGTTAAGTTTGTTATTACGAATATAGGGAAAATTAATCATGAATTTACCATTGGAACTGAACAGGAACAGCTTTCACATCGAGAAATGATGAAGCAGATGCCTCATCATATGCATGATTCTGAAAAAGCAGTAACACTAAAGCCTGGACAAACAAAGGTGCTAGTTTGGAGTTTTGTTGGTAGTGGTGATATTGAGTTTGCATGTAATATACCAGGACACTCTGAAAGTGGTATGTTTAAAAAGATAACTTATTAA